A genomic segment from Diospyros lotus cultivar Yz01 chromosome 5, ASM1463336v1, whole genome shotgun sequence encodes:
- the LOC127801471 gene encoding anaphase-promoting complex subunit 11, translating to MYYRWHAVASWTWDAQDETCGICRMAFDGCCPECKLPGDDCPLIWGACNHAFHLHCILKWVNSQTPQAHCPMCRREWQFKE from the exons ATGTATTATAGGTGGCATGCTGTTGCTTCATGGACGTGGGATGCACAGGATGAAACATGTGGAATATGTAGAATGGCCTTTGATGGTTGTTGTCCTGAGTGCAAACTCCCGGGCGATGATTGCCCATTGA TTTGGGGTGCATGCAACCATGCATTTCATCTTCATTGCATCTTAAAGTGGGTAAATTCTCAGACGCCACAAGCACATTGCCCCATGTGCCGAAGGGAATGGCAGTTTAAAGAGTGA
- the LOC127802799 gene encoding uncharacterized protein LOC127802799, producing MEHGWHNGRQESRSRDKEQREVEAYDKAVLEDLAEDFRLPINHRPTENVDLDNVEQASLDTQLTSSNIGFRLLQKMGWKGKGLGKDEQGIIEPIKSGIRDSKLGIGKQEEDDFFTAEENIQRKKLDIEVEETEEIAKKREVMAEREQKIQTEVKEIRKVFYCDLCNKQYKLAMEFEAHLSSYDHNHRKRFKEMREMHGSSGRDDRQKREQQRQEREMAKFAQIADARKQQQQQQDQEEQSAVVSSSTRSATALADQDQRKALKFGFSSKGGTSKTSFASAAKKKPKAAVASVFSNDSDEE from the exons ATGGAGCACGGATGGCATAATGGCAGGCAGGAATCACGATCTAGAGACAAAGAGCAACGAGAGGTGGAG GCCTATGATAAGGCTGTTCTTGAGGATCTTGCAGAGGATTTCCGTCTGCCAATTAACCACAGGCCAACAGAAAATGTAGATCTAGATAATGTGGAACAAGCATCTTTGGATACACAGTTGACATCATCTAACATTGGCTTTAGACTTCTCCAGAAGATGGGGTGGAAAGGGAAAGGTCTTGGAAAGGATGAACAAG GAATAATTGAGCCAATAAAATCCGGTATAAGAGATTCAAAATTAGGGATTGGAAAACAGGAGGAAGATGATTTTTTTACTGCAGAAGAAAATATCCAGCGGAAAAAACTTGATATTGAAGTAGAGGAGACAGAAGAAATTGCAAAAAAGCGGGAG GTTATGGCAGAACGTGAGCAAAAAATTCAGACCGAGGTGAAAGAAATTCGTAAGGTCTTTTATTGTGACCTCTGCAACAAGCAGTACAAGTTGGCTATGGAGTTTGAGGCTCATCTAAGTTCCTATGACCACAATCACAGAAAG CGttttaaagaaatgagagaaatgcATGGAAGCAGCGGTCGTGATGACAGGCAGAAACGAGAACAACAACGCCAGGAGAGGGAGATGGCTAAGTTTGCTCAGAT TGCCGATGCCCGCaaacaacagcagcagcagcaagatCAAGAAGAGCAATCTGCTGTGGTTTCCTCCTCAACGAGAAGTGCCACTGCACTTGCTGATCAAGATCAGCGGAAGGCGTTAAAGTTCGGTTTCTCATCAAAAGGTGGCACATCCAAG ACCTCATTTGCGAGTGCTGCCAAAAAGAAGCCCAAAGCAGCTGTAGCCTCAGTTTTCAGCAACGATAGCGACGAGGAATAG